A stretch of DNA from Planococcus antarcticus DSM 14505:
TGTCAAGAAAGTATCGAAAGATTTCTCGAAGAACGTTTCAAAAAACGTTTCGAAAAATGTATCGCGTGATTTCAATGATTTTGGGACCCGGATGATGGACTTTATGCAGTCTTCTGTTGGCAAGTTGAAAACGATGGAATTCGACTCGCCATTCGGCGAAGCGGTTCAATTCAACCATACCTTTACAGATGAAATGAAAGACTTGAATACCATTATTGCTGATATTGCTAACGGACAGTTGGAAATTTTCCCTTCACAGGACGGTTTGTTGCGTGCGGAATGCAGCGTGAAGGCGTATCGGTCGGAATCCCCTGCACAGGCAAAAGAAGATTTTCTTGATAAGTTCGTCTTTATCGCCGATGACCACAAGCTACGGATCATCAGCGATTTCAAGACGACCCAAGTGAATGTAATTCTCTATGTGCCAGAAGCTTCTTACGAACACATCACAGCTCGTTTATTCAACGGTGGGTTCACGATGAAGCGTATCGATGCTGCGTTGATAAAAGTGAAAACTGCAAACGGTAAAATCGATTTGAAGCATGTAGAGTTTGATGATGCAGAACTGGAAACAGCCAATGGCGCCATCCACGTTCAGGAAACAAAAGGCAAAGTATTAGAAGCTGAAACTTTGAATGGCCGTA
This window harbors:
- a CDS encoding DUF4097 family beta strand repeat-containing protein; this translates as MQSEKERILDMVENGTISAREAVELLRAIDGNSSSSNEPSYGRNNQKDKSGKRGFFRPEDIVKKVSKDFSKNVSKNVSKNVSRDFNDFGTRMMDFMQSSVGKLKTMEFDSPFGEAVQFNHTFTDEMKDLNTIIADIANGQLEIFPSQDGLLRAECSVKAYRSESPAQAKEDFLDKFVFIADDHKLRIISDFKTTQVNVILYVPEASYEHITARLFNGGFTMKRIDAALIKVKTANGKIDLKHVEFDDAELETANGAIHVQETKGKVLEAETLNGRIYIDGDIQTIVSKSLNGNIVATTRCKEARKLETKTLAGNVEIYIPSHLPLKGEVSSNLGKMDVLLSDIDSTHEQGQFMQKSIRFSKQGTEPAAAPLLVYGETKTGSVLLRYLTIE